The genome window TGTCATTGGGCTGCCGGCCTCCGGCAAGAGTACCGTTTACGGGCTGCTGACCCACGGCCAGCCAAGCCATCAGACGGGCCAGTTGGGGGAGGCTTCGATCTCCGTGGTCAAGGTCCCAGATCCCCGCCTTGACCGCCTGGCTCTCATGTTCAAACCGAAAAAGCTCACACCGGCCAGTTTTGAGCTCGTAGACTTCGCCCCGCTCGTGAAAGAATCCAGCAAATCTGCAAGCCCTGGCGGACAGCTCCTTCCTCAGATGCGGCAGACCACTGCCCTTCTCATGGTCGTTCGGGCCTTCAAGGATGAGCGGGTCCCACACATCGAAGGGCGCGTCGATCCGGCCAAGGATGCGGCAACGCTGCAAACTGAGCTGATCCTGGGCGATCTGGATGTCGTAGAGAAGCGAATCGCCAGGATCGAAGAGGCGATGCGAAAGGGAAAGAAGGGCGAGAGCCCTCAGGAACTGGCCCTCTTGAGACGATGCTACGCATTACTACAGGAGGAACAGCCGCTGCGAGGGATATCACTGACTGCTGAAGATGAGCGGCTGCTTCGCGGCTTTCAGTTCCTCACGGCCAAGCCGAGCCTCCTGGTGGTCAATACCGGTGAAGAGGCTGGCGGAGAACCCGCCGATCTTGGAGCCCTGCCGGTGATGGGGAGTTCTCAGCCGGCCCCGATGGCCCTATCGGCCAAGCTGGAATCGGAGTTAGCGGATCTGAACCCCGATGAAGCAAGCGCCTTCTCTGCCGAACTCGGCCTGGGGGCTTCTGCGGCGCCGCAGTTGCGTCAGGCCTGCTATGACCTCCTGGGACTCACGACATTCTTTACCGTCGGCAGCGACGAGGTGCGGGCATGGATGATTCCGCAAGGCGCGACGGCGCTACAGGCGGCCGGGGCCATCCATAGTGACCTGGAAAAGGGGTTCATTAGAGCAGAGGTGGTGGCCTATGAGGCGCTCATCCGCTGCGGATCGCTGGCAGCGGCTCGACACGAAGGGGTGCTGCGGCTTGAAGGGAAAGAGTACCTCGTGGCTGACGGCGACATCATGACGATCCGGTTCAATGTCTGAGGAGGGATGGCGTCCCCTGGCAGAAAGCCAACGAACTCCGCTGAAACAGTCCAGAGGGAGTGATTCGCTCGGCGCGATTCGCCAGGCACTACTTACCCTCATACAACTCTCAAGTGTTACCTCGCTTCTTTGGGGGAGATAGTTGCCTTTTCACGCAACAATGCTCTCCTTCAGGGCACCTCTGAGCAAAGCGCTGAACA of Candidatus Methylomirabilis tolerans contains these proteins:
- the ychF gene encoding redox-regulated ATPase YchF — protein: MRIGVIGLPASGKSTVYGLLTHGQPSHQTGQLGEASISVVKVPDPRLDRLALMFKPKKLTPASFELVDFAPLVKESSKSASPGGQLLPQMRQTTALLMVVRAFKDERVPHIEGRVDPAKDAATLQTELILGDLDVVEKRIARIEEAMRKGKKGESPQELALLRRCYALLQEEQPLRGISLTAEDERLLRGFQFLTAKPSLLVVNTGEEAGGEPADLGALPVMGSSQPAPMALSAKLESELADLNPDEASAFSAELGLGASAAPQLRQACYDLLGLTTFFTVGSDEVRAWMIPQGATALQAAGAIHSDLEKGFIRAEVVAYEALIRCGSLAAARHEGVLRLEGKEYLVADGDIMTIRFNV